In Leptospira stimsonii, the following proteins share a genomic window:
- a CDS encoding RCC1 domain-containing protein yields MKFKTTLFLFSLFWILGCGEKSSGENTLASLGLALGPVSATPSASFEILSPKDGEIVPVYQLEPTISVNEPGSLEVLRNDEPVAFVNAASLDSSSEKNLVKIPAFKPKNGENSILFRWKRSNGEILQKEIRVYFGTKLTAGAAHSGFLKDGDVYTVGRNNYGQLGTGVSTGDGINDLITKLNSIGTVSSLHFTQNNSMAIRKDGKVFTWGTNANGQLGIGNNNTDPPTPSNAGTRLPPTEVPGIQDAVSGAFGFDHALVLKSDGTLLAFGLNNVGQLGNGATGMSATTISTSPVAVVGLNDVIQVIAGSQHSAALTSQGEVFVWGRNQYGNLGNGWIDTSTTIHSTPQKVPGLSGIKQIANGRDHLLALRSDGRVFAWGLNASGQLGIGGSGSPGPTATPTEVLNIQNVASVWAGGTQSFAVLNDGTVKGWGANGTTANLGIGETTTAKLYSPGNAVIGIKGLVHFGCGATHNFALLGDGSVYGWGWNFKGSLGRPDLQTNWGASTPVSISFP; encoded by the coding sequence ATGAAATTCAAAACAACGCTCTTCCTTTTTAGTCTTTTCTGGATCTTGGGCTGTGGAGAAAAATCTTCAGGCGAAAACACTCTCGCCTCCTTGGGTCTGGCCCTCGGTCCGGTCAGTGCAACTCCTTCCGCTTCCTTCGAGATCCTTTCCCCCAAAGACGGAGAAATCGTTCCGGTCTATCAATTGGAACCGACGATTTCGGTCAACGAGCCCGGATCCTTGGAGGTTCTGCGTAACGACGAACCGGTCGCTTTCGTAAACGCGGCTTCACTCGATTCTTCTTCCGAGAAGAATTTGGTGAAAATCCCGGCTTTCAAACCGAAGAATGGTGAAAATTCGATTCTCTTCCGTTGGAAGCGTTCGAACGGGGAGATCCTACAAAAGGAAATTCGTGTTTACTTCGGTACAAAACTCACCGCGGGTGCGGCTCACTCCGGATTCTTAAAAGACGGAGACGTCTACACGGTGGGCAGAAACAATTACGGTCAATTAGGAACGGGAGTTTCGACCGGAGACGGAATCAACGACCTTATCACAAAGTTGAATTCGATTGGAACCGTTTCGAGTCTCCACTTTACACAAAACAATTCGATGGCGATTCGAAAGGACGGTAAGGTCTTTACCTGGGGAACGAATGCAAACGGACAATTGGGAATCGGAAACAACAATACGGACCCGCCCACCCCTTCCAACGCGGGAACCAGACTTCCTCCTACGGAAGTGCCCGGCATCCAAGACGCGGTCTCGGGCGCTTTCGGTTTTGATCACGCGCTCGTCTTAAAATCGGACGGAACACTCCTTGCCTTCGGATTAAACAACGTCGGTCAGTTAGGAAACGGAGCAACGGGAATGTCCGCGACAACGATTTCCACCTCTCCTGTTGCCGTCGTCGGTTTGAACGACGTGATCCAAGTCATAGCCGGTTCTCAACATTCCGCGGCTCTGACGTCTCAAGGCGAGGTTTTTGTCTGGGGAAGAAACCAGTATGGAAATCTCGGAAACGGTTGGATCGACACTTCGACCACAATCCATTCCACTCCGCAAAAAGTTCCGGGACTGAGCGGAATCAAACAAATCGCGAACGGAAGGGATCATCTTCTTGCGCTTCGTTCGGACGGAAGGGTTTTCGCTTGGGGGCTCAACGCGAGCGGACAACTCGGAATCGGCGGAAGCGGCTCTCCCGGACCTACCGCGACTCCAACCGAAGTTTTGAATATTCAAAATGTTGCATCCGTATGGGCGGGCGGAACTCAAAGTTTCGCGGTGTTAAACGACGGAACCGTGAAAGGCTGGGGAGCCAACGGAACGACCGCCAATCTCGGTATCGGCGAAACGACCACGGCCAAACTCTATTCACCGGGAAATGCGGTCATCGGCATCAAAGGGTTGGTCCATTTCGGGTGCGGCGCGACTCACAACTTTGCTCTCTTGGGAGACGGTTCCGTCTACGGCTGGGGTTGGAATTTCAAAGGATCCCTGGGAAGGCCCGATCTTCAGACGAACTGGGGAGCTTCGACACCCGTTTCCATCAGTTTTCCTTAA
- a CDS encoding NADase-type glycan-binding domain-containing protein produces MNRIPTFFISILLFAFCLWNCKKELSVSMATSTSLSDKLAFAALGGSSWKPEDGAEFVKMHFYPDEGFQLKKVEVDSCKGEFSDAVTAYINFDELSASATLSGTKAIVSFEKPVYSRSVTINFRKNKDLCIGEIRFYDERDKPFSLKLPKIVEGSAKASETANPVLSYDVMNLFDSRYEYAWASDKKGKGVILDFKFKEPQKINSIKIWNGYQRSDQHCYSNGRLKAATLTGDNGYVQKIKVQDILGPQEIALEKTFEGASLRLTVDDIYAGKMYKGLVLSEIRFGMDKNWILINPISRSQSIARQNHLQFTPPDLDTILNHGLRGSEVSALPEEVQSTETIAQAEPVAGASTTEETNGVRIESNWSLRMRSDGSFFMEGDTQDQKSDDMGYVNKTSKFYAIGNYEVKESSADSLKLRVFGYMRKYSSSFEEKYGDMDCNGCGRDCNMGETDPDKKEIIFQDFITIKKLNGNIYVQNTSPSRKLDFKTLEMALE; encoded by the coding sequence ATGAATCGTATCCCGACTTTTTTTATTTCGATCCTTCTTTTCGCATTCTGTCTTTGGAATTGTAAAAAAGAATTGAGCGTTTCCATGGCGACTTCCACTTCCCTGAGCGATAAGCTCGCTTTTGCCGCGTTAGGCGGTAGTTCCTGGAAACCCGAGGACGGAGCGGAATTCGTAAAAATGCATTTCTACCCTGACGAAGGTTTTCAATTGAAAAAAGTGGAAGTGGATTCCTGCAAAGGTGAATTCAGCGACGCGGTCACCGCTTACATTAACTTCGATGAGCTGAGCGCCTCTGCGACGTTAAGCGGAACCAAGGCGATCGTCTCCTTTGAGAAACCAGTCTATTCCCGATCGGTCACGATCAACTTTAGAAAGAACAAAGATCTTTGTATCGGAGAAATTCGATTTTATGACGAAAGAGACAAACCATTCTCCCTCAAACTTCCTAAGATCGTGGAAGGTTCCGCAAAAGCATCCGAAACCGCCAATCCGGTTTTGTCTTATGACGTGATGAATCTTTTCGATTCCCGTTACGAATACGCCTGGGCTTCGGATAAAAAGGGAAAGGGAGTCATTCTCGATTTCAAATTCAAAGAACCGCAAAAAATCAATTCGATCAAGATTTGGAACGGTTATCAAAGATCGGATCAACACTGCTATTCGAACGGACGACTCAAGGCCGCGACTCTTACGGGGGACAACGGTTACGTTCAGAAAATCAAAGTGCAGGATATTCTCGGTCCTCAAGAGATCGCTCTGGAAAAAACCTTCGAAGGCGCTTCCCTTCGTCTTACGGTCGATGATATCTACGCGGGAAAAATGTACAAAGGATTAGTGCTCAGCGAGATTCGTTTTGGAATGGATAAGAATTGGATTCTTATCAATCCGATTTCGAGGTCGCAGAGTATCGCACGGCAGAATCATCTTCAATTCACTCCTCCCGATTTGGATACGATACTCAATCACGGGCTAAGAGGTTCTGAGGTTTCCGCACTTCCGGAAGAAGTTCAAAGTACGGAAACGATCGCGCAAGCGGAGCCGGTAGCCGGCGCCTCAACAACGGAGGAAACGAACGGTGTAAGAATCGAATCCAATTGGTCCTTGAGAATGCGTTCGGACGGATCCTTTTTTATGGAAGGAGATACCCAGGATCAAAAAAGCGATGATATGGGTTATGTGAATAAGACGAGCAAGTTTTACGCGATCGGAAATTACGAAGTCAAAGAATCTTCCGCGGACTCGTTGAAACTTAGGGTATTCGGGTATATGCGAAAATACTCATCTTCCTTCGAGGAAAAATACGGGGACATGGATTGCAATGGTTGTGGAAGAGATTGTAAC
- a CDS encoding di-heme oxidoredictase family protein: MKLRIDPDRIFSLTFFLGRIRFCFFILLFFFCTGCESQKNDVCSSDSSCFELGAVLLVLSNLPSSHPWDYEEGEEYQGGLKMTNFFSGSSSFRQFAPNSSLNVISEFTVGQAVFEVPWTPGFSSTLPDRDGLGPFFHSNSCVSCHFANGRALEEEDEPLTFSLVRLSTGSDSHSPDPQYGGQFQPNSVPGVSKEGSVTLTYQEFEGKFKDGTVYRLRSPIFHFSNLGYGPLANDVKTSLRVPQQVIGLGLLEAIPEATILSFSDPSDQNGDGISGRPNWIANLNDTGFALGRFGWKANNPSLIRQNSAAFLGDFGITSPLFPVENCTPNQTQCQTSVNGGNPEVPQSKIDAITNYMKLVSVPARRKANNASVLSGKEIFFKADCKNCHIPKILTSTNAGFPELSNQTIRPYTDLLLHDMGEELADQRPDEEATGREWRTPPLWGIGLFEVVNGHTRYLHDGRARDLSEAILWHGGEAEKSKNYFLGLDIRERTHLLNFLKSL, encoded by the coding sequence ATGAAACTTAGAATCGATCCGGACCGAATCTTCTCTCTGACCTTTTTTTTGGGGAGAATCCGGTTTTGCTTTTTTATTTTGCTCTTTTTTTTCTGCACAGGATGTGAGTCCCAAAAGAATGACGTTTGCTCGTCCGATTCTTCTTGTTTCGAGCTCGGAGCCGTTTTATTAGTGCTTTCCAATCTACCCTCTTCCCATCCTTGGGATTACGAAGAGGGAGAAGAATACCAGGGCGGACTCAAAATGACGAACTTCTTTTCCGGAAGTTCCTCCTTTCGACAATTTGCTCCGAATTCTTCTTTGAACGTGATTTCGGAATTTACTGTCGGACAAGCGGTTTTCGAAGTTCCCTGGACTCCCGGATTTTCGTCCACGCTTCCGGATCGGGACGGACTCGGACCATTCTTTCATTCCAATTCTTGCGTTAGCTGTCACTTCGCAAACGGAAGAGCTCTTGAGGAAGAAGATGAACCGTTGACATTCAGTCTCGTCCGTTTGAGTACCGGTTCCGATTCTCATTCTCCCGATCCGCAGTATGGAGGTCAATTCCAACCGAATTCGGTTCCCGGCGTTTCCAAGGAAGGAAGTGTTACCCTAACTTACCAGGAATTCGAGGGAAAATTCAAAGACGGAACCGTCTATCGTCTTCGTTCTCCTATATTCCATTTTTCGAATTTAGGATACGGTCCCCTTGCGAACGACGTCAAAACGTCTCTTCGAGTTCCGCAACAAGTCATCGGGCTCGGACTTCTGGAGGCGATTCCCGAGGCGACGATTCTTTCTTTTTCCGATCCGTCCGATCAAAACGGAGACGGAATATCCGGAAGACCGAATTGGATTGCGAACCTCAACGACACGGGTTTCGCATTGGGAAGATTCGGTTGGAAGGCGAATAACCCGAGTTTGATCCGTCAGAATTCCGCCGCATTTTTAGGAGATTTTGGAATCACGTCCCCTCTTTTTCCCGTTGAAAACTGCACTCCAAATCAAACTCAATGCCAAACCTCTGTGAACGGAGGAAATCCGGAAGTTCCTCAGTCAAAAATCGACGCGATCACAAACTACATGAAGTTGGTATCCGTCCCAGCGAGAAGGAAAGCGAACAACGCGAGCGTTCTCTCCGGAAAGGAAATCTTTTTCAAGGCCGATTGCAAGAATTGTCATATTCCAAAAATATTAACTTCTACAAATGCCGGTTTTCCTGAACTATCAAACCAAACGATCCGACCTTATACAGATCTATTGTTACACGACATGGGTGAAGAGCTCGCGGATCAAAGGCCGGACGAAGAAGCGACAGGAAGAGAATGGAGAACGCCTCCTCTCTGGGGAATCGGTCTTTTTGAAGTAGTGAACGGCCACACTCGTTATCTTCACGACGGTAGGGCTCGAGACTTGAGCGAGGCGATCCTTTGGCATGGTGGAGAAGCCGAAAAAAGTAAAAATTACTTTTTAGGATTGGACATCCGCGAACGGACACATCTACTCAACTTTTTGAAATCCCTATAA